One genomic window of Chrysiogenes arsenatis DSM 11915 includes the following:
- a CDS encoding surface lipoprotein assembly modifier translates to MEWRKWLGAVVLVGVMALPALSSLEEARVLRSQGENAAAFDKYLEAVFNDPLHADANFELGMVAMSIGRYETAADAFERILMANPNLPRVRLELGRAYMMLENYTLARLEFERVLEQRPPDTVKRNVETLIAQMEQADKRYALRGRLSVGGMYDTNANVATYNSELRLAGGLELQNTGMPPQRKWADVQALDATLQHDFGQRGGAAMEYSAGVTRVGYHSNASEYNAEIYSFGITPLYASGGKLFRFGFLLDEIRIGHDHYARYYGFAPSLLTPLNDRLALSASVLFQKRDVTDNDLMDSTYTALEVAPRYTLLDGKLMLQMRGRLGNNHAEAAENSYRMRQIGFGGFAALPWQLTGSAFTSYTWNRYKDKMAVAATGAPLFDEARRDEEWRYNLGLTRRFDYGMSASFTYTWVDNRSNLDIYDYDREQFMFMLSKEF, encoded by the coding sequence ATGGAGTGGCGTAAGTGGCTTGGTGCTGTTGTGCTTGTTGGCGTAATGGCTTTACCTGCGTTGTCATCGCTGGAAGAAGCACGAGTGCTTCGATCGCAGGGGGAGAATGCGGCAGCATTCGACAAGTATCTGGAGGCTGTTTTTAACGATCCTCTTCATGCAGATGCCAATTTTGAACTCGGTATGGTCGCAATGTCTATCGGGCGATATGAAACCGCTGCCGATGCTTTTGAACGGATCTTGATGGCAAATCCCAATTTGCCACGTGTGCGCTTAGAACTTGGTAGAGCCTATATGATGCTCGAAAACTATACCCTAGCGCGGTTAGAGTTTGAGCGGGTATTGGAGCAGCGTCCGCCTGACACCGTGAAGCGAAATGTGGAAACGCTGATTGCGCAGATGGAGCAAGCAGATAAGCGCTATGCATTGCGAGGCCGTTTATCCGTCGGTGGTATGTACGATACGAACGCTAACGTAGCGACATATAACAGTGAGTTACGGTTAGCCGGCGGGCTAGAGCTTCAAAATACCGGCATGCCCCCCCAGCGTAAATGGGCCGATGTGCAGGCGCTTGATGCAACGCTTCAGCATGACTTTGGCCAGCGCGGTGGTGCTGCCATGGAATACAGTGCAGGCGTGACGCGCGTTGGTTATCATAGCAATGCCAGCGAGTATAATGCGGAGATATACTCATTTGGCATTACACCCCTGTATGCTTCCGGCGGGAAGCTTTTTCGTTTTGGCTTTCTGCTGGACGAAATCAGAATTGGGCACGACCATTACGCCCGTTACTACGGCTTTGCCCCATCTTTGTTGACCCCGCTTAACGATCGCTTGGCGCTTTCAGCCAGTGTTTTATTTCAAAAACGCGATGTGACCGACAATGACTTAATGGACAGCACGTACACCGCTTTGGAAGTTGCGCCACGCTATACCCTGCTTGATGGCAAACTGATGCTGCAAATGCGTGGGCGACTTGGTAATAACCATGCAGAAGCGGCAGAAAACAGCTACCGAATGCGCCAAATTGGTTTTGGCGGTTTTGCAGCGCTCCCGTGGCAGTTAACCGGATCAGCTTTCACCAGCTACACTTGGAATCGCTATAAAGATAAAATGGCAGTAGCCGCTACTGGAGCACCTCTCTTTGACGAAGCGCGCCGCGATGAGGAATGGCGCTACAATCTAGGTCTAACCCGTCGTTTCGACTACGGCATGTCAGCCAGTTTTACCTACACGTGGGTTGATAATCGCTCTAACCTTGATATCTATGACTATGACCGTGAACAGTTCATGTTCATGCTCAGTAAGGAGTTTTAG
- a CDS encoding FecR domain-containing protein, with protein sequence MRNVRAILLCFLVFFLACKVWAAPIGRVAALEGSAEAVAADGVRRALAIKGDIFQNDTVLTQQNGKVQLMFTDNSVFTIGPNSELVVDTFVFDPNQGAGESAIQVTKGAFRFVTGKIARNDFEKMRVNTPTATIGIRGTLVAGNQIDGGELQVALLGGAIAVASSQGAVEITTPGFGTSVTPGAAPQIPTQWSAEQLNAVLSATALEGQEGGTPEGGAEGGDAADGENADNPTQQTEGAQQLANRDAVTNSDGFKEAFKREALLEGGLFLYRAESTPEKAQGTIMGSSNNWGNYFLAFDVAGFADNLIFNSNTYVAGSGNFSRTPLVLPETFFRGDETISLTDATAYTDGLGQFFWLRQNQDELKFLAWAGEDPSKTYAMADTIRVYHLDAITIGTDENEYESVIVLLDPHTGKSIAIAKANNGFSKSFLGLGEMRDSQISDAEIDDAERRVITLVHDGSLGTYTLYGADLQGIGGGYYASTFQLYGAGLWETALHNGNDTILHISPGVFTAGLFALENTAMLNAYSKAAPEVLSEYLTWGAWLGSAPAEEGNVTDFRAPWIAGTLATQEVLAGKTTAAYSGTAYGTAVIGENMYALENIMTTSIDFASKNATTTLNSASTGEGYGHLEATYQSTLTGAVLAGSSVAGLLGVSGESASAITGGALKGGIYGDGSVIGGIYQATSSAGTASGVFGGMLTTPNPQD encoded by the coding sequence ATGCGAAATGTACGCGCCATTCTCCTGTGCTTTCTCGTTTTCTTTCTCGCCTGTAAAGTCTGGGCGGCGCCAATTGGCCGTGTTGCTGCTCTCGAAGGGAGTGCTGAAGCAGTAGCCGCAGACGGAGTGCGTCGTGCACTTGCCATCAAAGGCGATATTTTTCAGAACGATACTGTTCTCACGCAACAGAATGGTAAAGTGCAATTGATGTTCACAGATAATTCCGTTTTCACCATTGGGCCGAACAGCGAACTGGTCGTTGACACCTTCGTTTTCGATCCCAATCAAGGGGCGGGAGAGAGCGCCATTCAAGTTACCAAAGGGGCGTTCCGTTTTGTAACAGGAAAAATTGCCCGCAATGACTTTGAAAAAATGCGAGTGAATACTCCGACGGCCACCATAGGTATTCGTGGAACGCTCGTAGCGGGCAATCAGATAGATGGCGGAGAATTGCAAGTTGCCCTCCTTGGCGGGGCTATCGCGGTGGCCTCATCTCAGGGGGCGGTTGAAATAACTACACCTGGGTTTGGTACCTCGGTAACCCCCGGAGCCGCACCGCAAATTCCTACACAGTGGTCGGCCGAACAACTGAATGCCGTATTGAGTGCCACCGCTTTGGAAGGACAGGAAGGCGGAACACCAGAAGGTGGTGCCGAAGGCGGCGATGCTGCTGATGGCGAAAATGCCGATAACCCAACACAGCAGACCGAAGGAGCGCAACAACTGGCCAATCGCGATGCCGTAACAAACAGCGATGGCTTTAAAGAAGCTTTTAAACGCGAAGCCCTTTTAGAAGGGGGACTTTTTCTGTATCGTGCAGAAAGCACCCCTGAAAAAGCTCAAGGCACCATTATGGGAAGCTCGAATAACTGGGGGAACTATTTCCTTGCCTTTGATGTTGCCGGATTTGCCGATAACTTAATCTTTAATTCGAATACCTATGTTGCTGGCAGTGGCAACTTCTCCCGCACGCCGCTGGTATTGCCTGAAACCTTCTTCCGTGGCGATGAGACCATTTCTTTGACCGACGCAACTGCCTATACCGATGGTTTAGGGCAGTTTTTCTGGTTACGCCAGAACCAAGACGAACTCAAATTTCTTGCTTGGGCAGGCGAAGATCCTAGCAAGACTTACGCTATGGCCGATACTATTCGTGTCTACCATCTCGATGCAATAACCATAGGAACCGACGAAAATGAATATGAGAGTGTTATTGTTTTGCTTGATCCCCATACAGGGAAATCCATTGCCATTGCTAAGGCCAATAACGGCTTTTCAAAAAGCTTTCTAGGTCTTGGCGAGATGCGCGACAGTCAAATCAGTGACGCAGAGATAGACGATGCGGAACGCCGTGTGATTACCCTTGTCCATGATGGCTCACTCGGCACTTATACCCTGTATGGTGCGGATCTCCAAGGTATAGGTGGCGGCTACTACGCGTCCACTTTCCAACTCTATGGTGCTGGGTTGTGGGAGACAGCGCTACATAATGGTAACGATACTATCCTGCATATTTCCCCCGGAGTCTTTACGGCGGGACTATTTGCTTTGGAAAATACTGCGATGCTTAACGCTTACAGTAAAGCAGCTCCTGAGGTGCTTTCAGAATATCTCACTTGGGGCGCATGGTTGGGCAGTGCACCTGCAGAGGAAGGTAATGTTACTGACTTTCGCGCACCGTGGATAGCAGGCACCTTGGCTACCCAAGAGGTACTTGCTGGCAAAACTACGGCGGCATATAGCGGCACAGCCTATGGTACAGCAGTTATTGGCGAAAATATGTATGCGCTTGAAAACATCATGACAACATCTATTGACTTTGCCAGTAAAAATGCCACGACTACGCTAAATAGTGCGAGTACAGGTGAAGGATACGGCCACCTTGAGGCGACCTATCAGTCAACCCTGACCGGTGCCGTCCTTGCCGGATCATCCGTAGCCGGTTTATTAGGTGTAAGTGGTGAATCAGCATCAGCCATCACTGGTGGCGCCTTAAAAGGTGGCATTTACGGCGATGGCAGCGTGATAGGCGGTATTTACCAAGCAACCAGTAGTGCTGGCACGGCCAGTGGCGTGTTTGGTGGAATGCTAACAACTCCAAATCCTCAAGACTAA